A window of Drosophila subobscura isolate 14011-0131.10 chromosome E, UCBerk_Dsub_1.0, whole genome shotgun sequence contains these coding sequences:
- the LOC117891576 gene encoding lysosomal aspartic protease, with protein MPKVIDSMMWLSLWATLLLLPLVAAGAAVRVRTQLYRVPLHRFPTARQRFVQFGIRLDRLRLKYSGLGGKSGLRGGWEVRSEPLSNYLDAQYFGPITIGSPPQTFKVIFDTGSSNLWVPSTSCAPAMVACMVHSRYDALQSSSYRRNGGHFAIHYGSGSLAGFLSSDTVRVAGLEIRNQTFAEVTIMPGPIFLAAKFDGIFGLAYRSISMQGVKPPFYAIMEQKLLSIPVFSVYLNRQKEDKEGGALFFGGSNPKYYRGNFTYVPVSHRAYWQVRMEAANIKDLRLCQHGCEVIIDTGTSFLALPYEQAILTNEAIGGTPTEYGQYSVPCDKVPQLPRLTLRIGSRQFSLDGSDYIYRDIYEDREMCFSALIGVDLPSPSGSLWILGDVFLGKYYTEFDMGNHRIGFADAKH; from the coding sequence ATGCCAAAGGTTATTGATTCGATGATGTGGCTGAGTCTTTGGGCGactctcttgctgctgccccttgtGGCAGCTGGAGCGGCTGTCAGAGTCCGCACTCAGCTGTACCGCGTGCCCCTGCATCGCTTTCCCACCGCTCGGCAGCGCTTTGTGCAGTTTGGCATCCGGTTGGATCGATTGCGGCTCAAGTACAGCGGCTTGGGCGGGAAAAGTGGACTGAGAGGCGGCTGGGAGGTGAGAAGCGAGCCGCTGAGCAACTACCTGGACGCGCAGTACTTTGGGCCCATCACCATCGGCAGTCCGCCGCAGACCTTCAAGGTGATCTTCGACACTGGATCCTCCAATCTGTGGGTGCCCTCCACCAGCTGTGCACCTGCCATGGTGGCCTGCATGGTGCACAGTCGCTACGATGCGCTCCAGTCGAGCAGCTATCGCCGGAACGGAGGCCACTTTGCCATCCACTACGGCAGCGGGAGTCTGGCTGGCTTCCTCTCCAGCGACACGGTTCGCGTGGCAGGACTGGAGATACGCAATCAGACATTCGCCGAGGTCACCATAATGCCGGGACCCATCTTCCTGGCAGCCAAATTCGATGGCATCTTCGGCCTGGCCTACCGCAGCATCTCCATGCAGGGCGTGAAGCCTCCCTTCTACGCCATCAtggagcagaagctgctgaGCATTCCCGTGTTTAGTGTGTACCTCAACAGGCAGAAGGAGGACAAGGAGGGCGGTGCACTGTTCTTCGGGGGATCCAATCCAAAGTACTATCGGGGCAACTTCACCTACGTGCCGGTCAGCCATCGCGCCTACTGGCAGGTGCGCATGGAGGCGGCCAACATCAAGGATCTGCGCCTCTGCCAGCACGGCTGCGAGGTGATCATCGATACGGGCACCTCCTTCCTGGCGCTGCCCTACGAGCAGGCGATACTCACCAACGAAGCGATTGGCGGCACGCCCACCGAGTACGGACAGTATTCGGTGCCCTGCGACAAGGTGCCGCAGCTGCCGCGCCTCACCCTGCGCATCGGCAGTCGTCAGTTCTCGCTGGATGGCAGCGACTACATCTATCGCGACATCTATGAGGATCGCGAGATGTGCTTCTCGGCACTCATCGGCGTGGATCTGCCCTCGCCCAGTGGCTCCCTCTGGATACTCGGCGATGTCTTTCTGGGCAAATATTACACGGAATTCGACATGGGCAACCATCGGATTGGCTTTGCCGATGCCAAGCACTGA
- the LOC117891583 gene encoding zinc finger protein 239 — MAGLEVEFDETVVNQFSCKRCDRTFKSKRDQTLHRQEVHNHNKTTYECKLCAKSFCNSGNLDRHMKVHNDVRPFVCNICSKAFAQAVNLQRHFAVHSGERPFTCNFCNKSFTQQSNMKRHKMTHTGEKPFRCQRCGRYFSQLVNLKKHKLGHLNAKPYQCNYCEKGFTQLSNFKRHLQSHIKEGVDVDVPASIQAAAALARERLEAEQKPSFFECMVCRAIFDTFSDYEKHESKCHEDNERATLEVNQMTHMHPDDYLPMKFAVPDLDTHEIIIETTH; from the exons ATGGCGGGCCTCGAGGTTGAATTCGACGAGACAGTGGTCAATCAGTTCAGCTGCAAGCGTTGCGACCGC ACGTTTAAGAGCAAACGCGACCAGACCCTTCACCGCCAGGAGGTACATAATCACAACAAAACTACCTATGAATGCAAGCTGTGTGCAAAGAGTTTTTGCAACTCGGGCAACCTCGATCGCCACATGAAAGTGCACAACGATGTGCGGCCGTTTGTGTGCAACATATGCTCGAAGGCGTTTGCCCAGGCGGTGAACCTGCAGCGCCACTTTGCGGTCCACAGTGGCGAGCGGCCGTTCACGTGCAACTTCTGCAACAAGTCCTTCACGCAGCAGAGCAACATGAAGCGCCACAAAATGACACACACCGGCGAGAAGCCGTTCCGCTGTCAGCGGTGTGGCCGCTACTTCTCCCAGCTCGTGAACCTCAAGAAGCACAAGCTCGGACACCTCAACGCCAAGCCCTACCAGTGCAATTACTGTGAAAAGGGCTTCACCCAGCTCTCAAACTTCAAGCGGCACCTGCAGTCGCACATCAAGGAGGGCGTGGACGTGGATGTGCCCGCCTCGATtcaagcggcggcagcactgGCGCGGGAACGGCTCGAAGCGGAGCAGAAACC GAGTTTCTTTGAGTGCATGGTTTGTCGAGCTATTTTCGATACGTTCTCCGACTACGAGAAGCACGAGAGCAAGTGCCATGAGGATAACGAGCGGGCCACGCTGGAGGTCAATCAAATGACCCACATGCATCCCGATGACTATTTGCCCATGAAGTTCGCTGTGCCCGATCTGGACACGCACGAGATCATAATCGAGACTACACACTAG
- the LOC117891569 gene encoding stress-activated map kinase-interacting protein 1: MATYSNQHWLLSHIRNSFISTDDTGMCETVMLSDDMPKHYLRKFNSSAGVESHRRRPLKPPLVSTQTERNIRHPDAPMQEVDFVCYPGLDLSDDEEDMSTHSFDIQMYPEVGAHRFRSNTAQKLEKLDIAKRRAARIKSINYNEEVQPPDDKDFFKRKEIPNIKPNISPKEKKSNEDELSDEGVQSMLTEQLAKSPKQTQNKFVEFARFDGTSQVGMQTKRINVYLNMLPEPDRNYPLKVCVLSTAKIQEVIGFVCYKTSQQYPDVPLKSLQHYGLYMTEDNDDMEDFPPLDNREPCSKFGFSHLTLAERRPLAPVTRVDYPGQLGTKSMTSEDEKANLAEAAVRALKNITLNGGAADPGGGATGGGGGGDESPHDNVKEYEKRLLNHNDMLEAPMHRSFRLNIIDKRFFKSDVTLGISGERIEIDQYKNAKFWPQKKPVSTPIDAVAHCEIVERRQLKALLRIWLKSNSSSSSLPSGCTSAPINASVTTLNTGTGSSSAGIAHSPSSPGNSFGFFSTTSNIRFKHYDFDTDTHTAEQIHGKLNCILEMRSSELRREFLQQRERKLERQQVKKQLKL; encoded by the exons ATGGCCACCTACTCCAACCAGCATTGGCTGCTCTCCCACATACGCAACTCCTTCATCTCCACCGACGACACCGGGATGTGCGAGACGGTGATGCTGAGCGATGACATGCCAAAGCATTATTTGAGAAAATTCAACTCATCGGCTGGGGTGGAATCCCATAGGCGGAGGCCGTTGAAGCCACCGCTGGTCAGCACTCAAACGGAAAGGAATATACGCCATCCAGACGCGCCAATGCAGGAAGTGGACTTTGTGTGTTACCCCGGTCTGGACCTGAGCGACGATGAG GAGGACATGTCCACGCACTCGTTCGACATTCAGATGTACCCTGAGGTGGGCGCCCACCGCTTTCGATCCAACACTGCCCAAAAGCTCGAGAAATTGGACATTGCCAAGCGGCGGGCGGCGCGCATCAAGAGCATCAACTACAACGAGGAAGTGCAGCCGCCCGACGACAAGGATTTCTTCAAGCGCAAGGAAATACCAAATATCAAGCCCAACATCAGCCCAAAGGAGAAGAAATCCAACGAGGACGAGCTGTCCGACGAGGGGGTGCAGAGCATGCTGACGGAACAGCTGGCGAAGAGCCCCAAGCAGACGCAGAACAAGTTCGTCGAGTTCGCTCGCTTCGATGGCACCTCCCAGGTGGGCATGCAGACGAAGCGCATCAATGTCTATCTGAACAtgctgccagagccagaccgcAACTATCCGCTGAAGGTCTGCGTGCTCTCCACGGCCAAGATCCAGGAGGTGATTGGCTTCGTCTGCTATAAGACCTCCCAGCAGTATCCAGATGTGCCTCTGAAGTCGTTGCAGCACTATGGCCTCTACATGACGGAGGACAACGACGACATGGAAGACTTCCCGCCCCTAGACAATCGCGAGCCCTGCTCCAAGTTTGGATTCTCGCACCTGACCCTCGCAGAGCGGCGTCCCTTGGCGCCTGTCACCAGGGTGGACTACCCCGGACAGTTGGGCACCAAATCGATGACCTCCGAGGATGAAAAGGCCAACTTGGCCGAGGCAGCGGTGAGGGCTCTGAAGAACATTACGTTAAACGGAGGAGCAGCCGATCCAGGGGGAGGAGCAaccggcggcggtggcggcggcgatgAGAGTCCGCACGACAATGTCAAGGAGTACGAGAAGCGCCTGCTGAATCACAACGATATGCTGGAGGCGCCCATGCATCGCTCCTTCCGCCTGAACATCATCGACAAGCGTTTCTTCAAGTCTGACGTCACGCTGGGCATCTCCGGGGAGCGGATCGAGATCGATCAGTACAAGAACGCCAAGTTCTGGCCCCAGAAGAAGCCCGTCTCCACGCCCATCGATGCCGTGGCCCACTGCGAGATTGTGGAGCGGCGTCAGCTGAAGGCTCTGCTTCGCATCTGGCTAAAGTCCAattcctcgtcctcctccctGCCTTCCGGCTGCACCTCGGCGCCCATCAATGCCAGCGTGACGACGCTGAATACGggcaccggcagcagcagtgccggCATCGCGCACTCCCCCAGCAGTCCGGGCAACTCGTTCGGCTTCTTTAGCACGACCAGCAATATTCGATTTAAGCACTATGACTTCGACACGGACACGCACACGGCCGAGCAGATACACGGCAAGCTCAACTGCATCCTGGAGATGCGTTCCAGCGAGCTGAGGCGAGAGTTCCTGCAGCAGCGCGAGCGCAagctggagcggcagcaggtGAAGAAGCAGCTCAAGTTGTAG
- the LOC117891566 gene encoding uncharacterized protein LOC117891566 isoform X1, which yields MSNPQETEHVYAVKAPHAGEQGHTFVVSPVLTPLPAAPIPLPAAPILTAVPVMKPRVAPASEERQMEDEDEQPCCSSSSQAVVPLSSSLPSKLLRFHAKRSAQALLHQMESLDSQLGSSGGSLSEDTSPSAPPMSPASGDQLLVDVGMGSSIGDSEESEEDDELKPLAVDNHIMHEVDLSERQTTPPAVLSEANLEKFRKHQMDNIYLHPNFTMDTSPPPAVAPANSPVPEPRREHRSFLALKKEKEAEERVIVDPVEASGQLPNEIDNMDPSLIPSEELATEITDAVEFYFSNESILKDAFLLKHVRRNKEGYVSLKLVSSFKRVRQLTREWKTVGDAVRRKSRKIELNDQGTKVRRIDPLPSFDETMPSRTIVACDLPMDKLTIEKVSDLFSRCGEIALIRILKPGMAIPVDVRQFMNKYPELQQKECALVEYLESSSARDARHLSGPFQVYEMVAPKKKTGKKAAVIQVAAPVARMVENYRYYNDASYERSRGGSFSGHETMPDLRFKLKRNNSDFQQSFYQASVPHFHGGHGNGNPYQHYQPRGSIGNQEGGAPAGFFSYAPRRYSNTSTISANTAAGLGDGLPSPSAVVGPPSAPGNPVSSMSSLQRRLSNCSDQNYSAEANAPMSRRTSNCSETGAPQRRDSNCSDSCPCSRRVSDFGQSDTAYRKTSVCSNGSCQGNGNANGSGSGSGSGERRFSNGSMQFERTFSNASESNGGFYRRPSNDFNLEREPISTDQMVGGGGGGYQVWPRRYSNNFQQLSNKLAAYDNAQYIAGRRISTDSGYDRRYSFGSEGFEGSPRSRTGSFLSNYKHGGGDGYDGQPRSRTGSFLDGSPRSRSGSFAQRAAESLVRTPIGPDGSKGFGQRARKFGQDVSPVN from the coding sequence atgagcaATCCCCAGGAGACGGAGCACGTGTACGCGGTGAAGGCGCCCCATGCGGGCGAGCAGGGTCACACTTTCGTTGTGAGTCCCGTGCTGACGCCACTGCCAGCCGCACCAATTCCATTGCCAGCTGCACCCATTCTGACAGCTGTGCCCGTGATGAAGCCCCGGGTTGCGCCGGCATCCGAGGAGCGTCAGATGGAAGACGAAGATGAGCAAccttgctgcagctccagctcgcaGGCGGTCGTGCCGCTCTCCTCATCGCTGCCCTCGAAGCTGCTGCGTTTCCACGCCAAGCGCTCGGCGCAGGCACTGCTCCACCAGATGGAATCGCTGGACTCGCagctgggcagcagcggcggaagCCTATCGGAGGACACCTCGCCCAGTGCGCCGCCAATGTCGCCGGCAAGCGGCgaccagctgctggtggatgtGGGCATGGGCTCCTCCATTGGCGACTCCGAGGAATCGGAGGAGGACGATGAGCTGAAGCCCCTGGCCGTGGACAATCACATTATGCACGAGGTGGACCTCTCCGAGCGCCAAACCACGCCGCCGGCCGTGCTCAGCGAGGCAAATCTGGAGAAGTTCCGCAAGCACCAGATGGACAACATTTACCTCCATCCGAACTTCACGATGGACACGTCGCCGCCGCCAGCTGTGGCGCCCGCGAACTCGCCCGTGCCCGAGCCACGCCGCGAGCATCGTTCGTTCCTTGCcctgaagaaggagaaggaggcggaggagaGGGTCATCGTGGACCCAGTGGAGGCGAGCGGCCAGTTGCCCAACGAGATTGACAACATGGATCCCTCGCTCATTCccagcgaggagctggccacCGAGATCACCGACGCCGTGGAGTTTTACTTCTCCAACGAGAGCATCCTCAAGGACGCCTTCCTGCTGAAGCACGTGAGGCGCAACAAGGAGGGCTACGTCAGCCTCAAGCTGGTGTCCAGCTTCAAGCGCGTGCGCCAGCTGACCCGCGAGTGGAAGACCGTGGGCGATGCAGTGCGTCGCAAGTCGCGCAAGATCGAGCTGAACGACCAGGGCACGAAGGTGCGACGCATCGACCCGCTGCCCAGCTTCGACGAGACGATGCCCTCGCGCACCATCGTGGCCTGCGACCTGCCCATGGACAAGCTGACCATCGAAAAGGTTTCCGACTTGTTCTCCAGGTGCGGCGAGATCGCCCTGATCCGCATCCTCAAGCCGGGCATGGCCATACCCGTGGATGTGCGCCAGTTCATGAACAAGTACccggagctgcagcagaaggagtGCGCCCTGGTGGAGTATCTGGAGTCCTCCTCCGCACGCGACGCTCGCCACCTGAGCGGCCCCTTCCAGGTCTACGAGATGGTCGCCCCCAAGAAGAAGACGGGCAAGAAGGCGGCCGTCATCCAGGTCGCCGCACCCGTCGCCCGCATGGTGGAGAACTATCGCTACTACAACGACGCCAGCTACGAGAGATCGCGCGGCGGCAGCTTCTCCGGCCACGAGACCATGCCGGATCTGCGCTTCAAGCTGAAGCGCAACAACTCGGACTTCCAGCAGAGCTTCTACCAGGCGTCAGTGCCCCACTTCCACGGTGgacatggcaatggcaatcccTACCAGCACTACCAGCCCAGGGGCAGCATCGGCAACCAGGAGGGCGGCGCTCCGGCTGGTTTTTTCTCCTATGCACCCAGACGGTACAGCAACACGTCGACCATCTCAGCCAACACGGCGGCCGGCTTGGGCGATGGCTTGCCCTCGCCCTCTGCTGTCGTCGGTCCGCCCAGTGCGCCCGGTAATCCGGTGTCCAGCATGAGCAGCCTGCAGCGGCGTCTGTCCAACTGCTCGGATCAGAACTACAGCGCGGAGGCGAATGCCCCCATGTCGCGCAGGACCAGCAACTGCTCGGAGACGGGTGCTCCGCAGCGGCGGGACTCCAACTGCTCGGACAGCTGTCCCTGCTCGAGGCGCGTCTCGGACTTTGGGCAGTCGGACACGGCCTACCGCAAGACCTCCGTCTGCTCGAACGGCAGCTGCcagggcaacggcaacgccaatggcagcggcagcggcagcggcagcggggaGCGCCGCTTCTCCAACGGATCCATGCAGTTCGAGCGAACCTTCTCGAATGCCAGCGAGAGCAACGGCGGCTTCTATCGTCGCCCCTCCAACGACTTCAACCTGGAGCGCGAGCCAATATCCACGGATCAGATGgtgggtggcggcggtggcggctacCAGGTGTGGCCACGCCGCTACTCCAACAACTTCCAGCAGCTGAGCAACAAGCTGGCGGCCTACGACAATGCCCAGTACATTGCCGGACGTCGCATATCCACGGACTCGGGCTACGATCGTCGCTACTCCTTCGGATCGGAGGGATTCGAGGGATCGCCACGCTCCCGCACCGGCAGCTTCCTGAGCAACTACAAGCACGGCGGCGGCGATGGCTACGACGGACAGCCGCGATCTCGCACTGGCAGCTTCCTGGACGGATCCCCACGCTCCAGGTCCGGTTCCTTTGCCCAACGTGCCGCAGAGAGTCTCGTGCGCACGCCCATAGGACCCGATGGCAGCAAGGGTTTCGGTCAGCGTGCCAGGAAATTCGGCCAGGATGTGTCGCCCGTTAACTAG
- the LOC117891566 gene encoding uncharacterized protein LOC117891566 isoform X2 produces the protein MSNPQETEHVYAVKAPHAGEQGHTFVVSPVLTPLPAAPIPLPAAPILTAVPVMKPRVAPASEERQMEDEDEQPCCSSSSQAVVPLSSSLPSKLLRFHAKRSAQALLHQMESLDSQLGSSGGSLSEDTSPSAPPMSPASGDQLLVDVGMGSSIGDSEESEEDDELKPLAVDNHIMHEVDLSERQTTPPAVLSEANLEKFRKHQMDNIYLHPNFTMDTSPPPAVAPANSPVPEPRREHRSFLALKKEKEAEERVIVDPVEASGQLPNEIDNMDPSLIPSEELATEITDAVEFYFSNESILKDAFLLKHVRRNKEGYVSLKLVSSFKRVRQLTREWKTVGDAVRRKSRKIELNDQGTKVRRIDPLPSFDETMPSRTIVACDLPMDKLTIEKVSDLFSRCGEIALIRILKPGMAIPVDVRQFMNKYPELQQKECALVEYLESSSARDARHLSGPFQVYEMVAPKKKTGKKAAVIQVAAPVARMVENYRYYNDASYERSRGGSFSGHETMPDLRFKLKRNNSDFQQSFYQASVPHFHGGHGNGNPYQHYQPRGSIGNQEGGAPAGFFSYAPRRYSNTSTISANTAAGLGDGLPSPSAVVGPPSAPGNPVSSMSSLQRRLSNCSDQNYSAEANAPMSRRTSNCSETGAPQRRDSNCSDSCPCSRRVSDFGQSDTAYRKTSVCSNGSCQGNSGERRFSNGSMQFERTFSNASESNGGFYRRPSNDFNLEREPISTDQMVGGGGGGYQVWPRRYSNNFQQLSNKLAAYDNAQYIAGRRISTDSGYDRRYSFGSEGFEGSPRSRTGSFLSNYKHGGGDGYDGQPRSRTGSFLDGSPRSRSGSFAQRAAESLVRTPIGPDGSKGFGQRARKFGQDVSPVN, from the exons atgagcaATCCCCAGGAGACGGAGCACGTGTACGCGGTGAAGGCGCCCCATGCGGGCGAGCAGGGTCACACTTTCGTTGTGAGTCCCGTGCTGACGCCACTGCCAGCCGCACCAATTCCATTGCCAGCTGCACCCATTCTGACAGCTGTGCCCGTGATGAAGCCCCGGGTTGCGCCGGCATCCGAGGAGCGTCAGATGGAAGACGAAGATGAGCAAccttgctgcagctccagctcgcaGGCGGTCGTGCCGCTCTCCTCATCGCTGCCCTCGAAGCTGCTGCGTTTCCACGCCAAGCGCTCGGCGCAGGCACTGCTCCACCAGATGGAATCGCTGGACTCGCagctgggcagcagcggcggaagCCTATCGGAGGACACCTCGCCCAGTGCGCCGCCAATGTCGCCGGCAAGCGGCgaccagctgctggtggatgtGGGCATGGGCTCCTCCATTGGCGACTCCGAGGAATCGGAGGAGGACGATGAGCTGAAGCCCCTGGCCGTGGACAATCACATTATGCACGAGGTGGACCTCTCCGAGCGCCAAACCACGCCGCCGGCCGTGCTCAGCGAGGCAAATCTGGAGAAGTTCCGCAAGCACCAGATGGACAACATTTACCTCCATCCGAACTTCACGATGGACACGTCGCCGCCGCCAGCTGTGGCGCCCGCGAACTCGCCCGTGCCCGAGCCACGCCGCGAGCATCGTTCGTTCCTTGCcctgaagaaggagaaggaggcggaggagaGGGTCATCGTGGACCCAGTGGAGGCGAGCGGCCAGTTGCCCAACGAGATTGACAACATGGATCCCTCGCTCATTCccagcgaggagctggccacCGAGATCACCGACGCCGTGGAGTTTTACTTCTCCAACGAGAGCATCCTCAAGGACGCCTTCCTGCTGAAGCACGTGAGGCGCAACAAGGAGGGCTACGTCAGCCTCAAGCTGGTGTCCAGCTTCAAGCGCGTGCGCCAGCTGACCCGCGAGTGGAAGACCGTGGGCGATGCAGTGCGTCGCAAGTCGCGCAAGATCGAGCTGAACGACCAGGGCACGAAGGTGCGACGCATCGACCCGCTGCCCAGCTTCGACGAGACGATGCCCTCGCGCACCATCGTGGCCTGCGACCTGCCCATGGACAAGCTGACCATCGAAAAGGTTTCCGACTTGTTCTCCAGGTGCGGCGAGATCGCCCTGATCCGCATCCTCAAGCCGGGCATGGCCATACCCGTGGATGTGCGCCAGTTCATGAACAAGTACccggagctgcagcagaaggagtGCGCCCTGGTGGAGTATCTGGAGTCCTCCTCCGCACGCGACGCTCGCCACCTGAGCGGCCCCTTCCAGGTCTACGAGATGGTCGCCCCCAAGAAGAAGACGGGCAAGAAGGCGGCCGTCATCCAGGTCGCCGCACCCGTCGCCCGCATGGTGGAGAACTATCGCTACTACAACGACGCCAGCTACGAGAGATCGCGCGGCGGCAGCTTCTCCGGCCACGAGACCATGCCGGATCTGCGCTTCAAGCTGAAGCGCAACAACTCGGACTTCCAGCAGAGCTTCTACCAGGCGTCAGTGCCCCACTTCCACGGTGgacatggcaatggcaatcccTACCAGCACTACCAGCCCAGGGGCAGCATCGGCAACCAGGAGGGCGGCGCTCCGGCTGGTTTTTTCTCCTATGCACCCAGACGGTACAGCAACACGTCGACCATCTCAGCCAACACGGCGGCCGGCTTGGGCGATGGCTTGCCCTCGCCCTCTGCTGTCGTCGGTCCGCCCAGTGCGCCCGGTAATCCGGTGTCCAGCATGAGCAGCCTGCAGCGGCGTCTGTCCAACTGCTCGGATCAGAACTACAGCGCGGAGGCGAATGCCCCCATGTCGCGCAGGACCAGCAACTGCTCGGAGACGGGTGCTCCGCAGCGGCGGGACTCCAACTGCTCGGACAGCTGTCCCTGCTCGAGGCGCGTCTCGGACTTTGGGCAGTCGGACACGGCCTACCGCAAGACCTCCGTCTGCTCGAACGGCAGCTGCcagggcaa cagcggggaGCGCCGCTTCTCCAACGGATCCATGCAGTTCGAGCGAACCTTCTCGAATGCCAGCGAGAGCAACGGCGGCTTCTATCGTCGCCCCTCCAACGACTTCAACCTGGAGCGCGAGCCAATATCCACGGATCAGATGgtgggtggcggcggtggcggctacCAGGTGTGGCCACGCCGCTACTCCAACAACTTCCAGCAGCTGAGCAACAAGCTGGCGGCCTACGACAATGCCCAGTACATTGCCGGACGTCGCATATCCACGGACTCGGGCTACGATCGTCGCTACTCCTTCGGATCGGAGGGATTCGAGGGATCGCCACGCTCCCGCACCGGCAGCTTCCTGAGCAACTACAAGCACGGCGGCGGCGATGGCTACGACGGACAGCCGCGATCTCGCACTGGCAGCTTCCTGGACGGATCCCCACGCTCCAGGTCCGGTTCCTTTGCCCAACGTGCCGCAGAGAGTCTCGTGCGCACGCCCATAGGACCCGATGGCAGCAAGGGTTTCGGTCAGCGTGCCAGGAAATTCGGCCAGGATGTGTCGCCCGTTAACTAG